In Paenibacillus larvae subsp. larvae, the following proteins share a genomic window:
- the terS gene encoding phage terminase small subunit has protein sequence MARARSPNRDKALKIWLKRSGNITNREIAEMLGEKEKTISNWKSRDKWNVVLQTGECSTTKTEPKGGAPEGNKNAVGNRGGAPPRKNANAVTHGFFRKYFPEETMEIMEQISERSPLDLLWDQITIQYTAIVRAQRIMFVRDQEDETRVLKKDSSSDNFFEQEWEYQHAWDKQATFLQAQSRAMSTLRSLIKQYEEMIRVGQGDEEQRLRIHKLKGEIALLEQKATKDHDKPIEIRIKRARMRPDD, from the coding sequence ATGGCAAGAGCGAGAAGTCCGAACCGAGATAAGGCTTTGAAGATTTGGCTTAAACGTTCTGGTAACATAACAAACCGAGAAATAGCTGAAATGCTGGGGGAGAAAGAAAAGACCATCAGCAACTGGAAAAGTAGGGATAAGTGGAATGTAGTACTACAAACAGGTGAATGTAGTACTACAAAAACTGAGCCAAAAGGCGGTGCTCCAGAAGGAAACAAAAACGCTGTGGGAAATCGTGGAGGCGCGCCTCCTAGAAAAAATGCTAACGCCGTAACGCATGGTTTCTTTCGAAAGTACTTTCCCGAGGAAACGATGGAGATCATGGAGCAGATTTCAGAACGTTCTCCGCTTGACCTGCTTTGGGATCAAATCACCATACAGTATACAGCCATTGTCCGGGCACAGCGGATTATGTTTGTTCGCGATCAAGAAGATGAAACGCGAGTGTTGAAGAAAGACAGTAGCAGTGATAATTTCTTTGAACAAGAATGGGAGTATCAGCACGCTTGGGATAAACAAGCTACGTTTCTGCAAGCCCAATCTAGGGCTATGTCTACCCTGAGAAGTTTAATCAAACAGTACGAAGAAATGATTCGAGTTGGGCAGGGGGATGAGGAACAACGGCTCCGCATTCACAAATTGAAAGGCGAGATCGCATTGCTTGAACAAAAAGCAACCAAGGATCATGACAAGCCTATTGAAATCAGGATTAAACGTGCAAGGATGAGGCCGGATGATT
- a CDS encoding Acb2/Tad1 domain-containing protein, giving the protein MNQQIENNFKYHAPKEGQTQKYTAIRGKAEELAHLIDESCPNSREKSLALTNLEQAVMWANAAIARN; this is encoded by the coding sequence ATGAACCAACAAATAGAAAACAACTTTAAATACCACGCACCAAAAGAAGGACAGACCCAGAAATATACAGCAATCCGAGGAAAAGCGGAGGAGCTTGCCCATCTGATTGACGAGAGTTGCCCGAACAGCCGGGAAAAGTCACTGGCCCTAACAAATTTAGAGCAAGCAGTGATGTGGGCGAACGCTGCCATCGCAAGGAATTAA
- a CDS encoding sigma factor-like helix-turn-helix DNA-binding protein → MTTNELFVRDYRIRSDEFLQDLIQEYKDTRKSLLSAREQSEDKAERCIISEMISDCEFVIEWLKKGRRPGNIRGIERRAAYQREKLIDPLKLQAFAFKSTAGSASNLSDWEKYKIEDALSILSHRERECYVMAHGECFSFSEIAGFLGISKSSVEKYVERAQKKIFHDLNSSLFLVG, encoded by the coding sequence ATGACAACAAATGAACTGTTCGTAAGAGATTACCGTATAAGGAGTGATGAATTTTTGCAGGATCTAATTCAAGAATATAAGGATACAAGAAAGTCACTTCTTTCGGCTCGAGAACAATCAGAGGATAAAGCAGAAAGATGCATAATCAGTGAGATGATATCAGACTGTGAGTTTGTAATTGAATGGCTGAAAAAGGGACGGAGACCTGGGAATATAAGAGGTATAGAACGCCGGGCAGCTTACCAGCGAGAAAAGTTAATAGATCCCTTAAAACTTCAAGCTTTTGCTTTTAAAAGCACAGCCGGCAGCGCTTCTAATTTATCTGATTGGGAAAAATATAAAATAGAGGATGCATTATCCATATTATCCCATAGAGAAAGGGAATGTTATGTGATGGCTCATGGAGAATGTTTTTCCTTTAGTGAAATTGCTGGATTCCTGGGCATAAGTAAAAGCAGCGTGGAGAAGTACGTGGAGCGTGCACAGAAGAAAATTTTTCATGATTTAAATAGCAGTTTATTCCTTGTAGGATAA
- a CDS encoding DNA methyltransferase yields MILCDLPYETTQNEWDVGLPLDLLWSHYKRIIKQNGAILLTAQPPFDKVLGMSNINMLRYEWIWVKNNPTGFLNANKMPLKSHENILVFYRRLPTYNPQKTQGHPPVNHYKKLSSDGSNYGNTKVGIEGGGQTDRFPTDVLYFQRDQKRFHPTQKPVALFEYLIKTYTNEGALVVDNCAGVATTAVAAIKNKRNFIAIEKEEKWVKIGKQRLQNVQLVMNL; encoded by the coding sequence ATGATTTTATGTGATTTACCTTATGAAACAACCCAAAACGAATGGGATGTGGGATTGCCACTTGACCTGCTATGGAGCCATTATAAACGAATCATTAAACAAAACGGGGCTATACTTCTAACAGCTCAGCCGCCTTTCGACAAAGTTTTAGGAATGAGCAATATTAATATGCTCCGGTACGAATGGATTTGGGTGAAAAACAATCCTACGGGCTTCTTGAATGCTAACAAAATGCCACTCAAATCCCATGAGAACATACTTGTTTTTTATAGGCGATTGCCGACATATAACCCACAGAAGACACAGGGGCATCCTCCCGTAAACCACTATAAAAAGCTTTCGAGTGACGGAAGTAATTACGGCAATACAAAAGTAGGAATAGAGGGTGGAGGACAAACGGATCGCTTTCCAACGGACGTTTTATACTTTCAACGAGATCAAAAACGTTTCCATCCAACACAAAAACCAGTAGCTTTATTTGAATACCTAATAAAAACATACACAAATGAAGGCGCTCTAGTAGTTGATAATTGTGCGGGAGTCGCAACAACAGCAGTGGCAGCTATAAAAAATAAACGGAATTTCATAGCAATCGAGAAAGAAGAAAAGTGGGTCAAGATCGGGAAGCAACGCCTTCAAAATGTGCAGTTAGTAATGAATTTATAA
- a CDS encoding RusA family crossover junction endodeoxyribonuclease, protein MNRLVLEGLVPSVNHMYRNAYKGKRAVRVLSQEAREWYEETVILASDWRKKNGWQTAGGKVIVRLWFYFPDRRRRDTHNGLKILLDALEDARFYDDDKHALPQVMDYGIDRERPRVEIELERHE, encoded by the coding sequence ATGAACAGATTGGTCTTGGAAGGTTTGGTGCCGAGCGTCAACCACATGTACCGGAATGCTTACAAAGGCAAAAGAGCGGTTAGGGTACTCAGTCAAGAAGCGCGGGAATGGTACGAAGAAACGGTCATTTTAGCTTCAGACTGGCGGAAGAAAAACGGATGGCAAACGGCAGGAGGTAAAGTCATTGTTCGCTTGTGGTTCTACTTTCCGGACAGAAGGAGACGGGATACACATAACGGACTTAAAATTCTTTTGGACGCTTTGGAGGATGCTAGATTTTACGATGATGACAAACATGCGTTACCACAGGTCATGGATTATGGCATCGACAGGGAGCGTCCAAGGGTCGAAATAGAGCTTGAAAGACATGAGTAG
- a CDS encoding ATP-binding protein: MDVWVTCDCVEKRRLQRLFQASAITDEFAKKTFDNFELGQVHEIVREAYAVACEYVRDFDKLRNQRSNSIALLGRPGAGKTHLLMAVANNLLARGIGVVYFPYVEGFNELRKDLDQLDERVRRLQQAEVLFIDDLFKGRSEPTEWQKE, encoded by the coding sequence ATGGACGTTTGGGTCACCTGCGATTGTGTCGAAAAGAGAAGACTGCAGCGACTGTTTCAAGCATCCGCCATAACAGACGAGTTTGCCAAGAAGACGTTTGATAACTTCGAGTTGGGCCAAGTACACGAGATTGTCCGGGAAGCCTACGCGGTAGCGTGTGAATACGTCAGGGACTTTGACAAGCTCCGGAATCAGAGGAGTAACAGCATTGCGTTGCTGGGTCGCCCAGGGGCTGGGAAGACACACCTGCTTATGGCAGTGGCAAATAACCTCCTAGCGAGAGGAATCGGAGTGGTCTACTTTCCCTACGTTGAGGGATTTAACGAGCTTAGAAAAGACTTGGACCAGTTAGACGAGCGTGTGAGGAGGCTGCAACAGGCAGAAGTGCTTTTCATAGACGACCTGTTCAAGGGCCGTAGCGAGCCAACCGAATGGCAGAAAGAATAG
- a CDS encoding DnaD domain protein: MAWIESHQELARHPKTKRFARLLGVSLPAAVGHLHFFWWWAMDYAQDGSLSKYEAEDIADACEWDGDSETLMKALHHAGFVDSDMTIHDWSEYAGRLIEKREQNKERKRKSRAKKNEEQETQGTDHEDVTRPSHGQTEPSREQVSDDSVSHRATEPNLTIPNLKHSGGVNKERDEPFGKAYESVEKYFGVAVNPVQLSKLENLVKMGIEPEVVEQAAVLTREVGKDIRYFWGILENCSQRGILTYAAFAEDQARRREGQHAKSKGSPGGIRPGKNKAASGGAESEFAYLAKAGRS; the protein is encoded by the coding sequence ATGGCTTGGATAGAGAGTCACCAGGAGCTTGCTAGACATCCAAAGACAAAAAGGTTTGCGAGATTGCTGGGGGTTTCGCTACCGGCAGCAGTAGGCCATCTTCACTTCTTCTGGTGGTGGGCAATGGATTATGCCCAAGATGGCAGTCTATCCAAGTACGAAGCTGAAGATATCGCAGACGCTTGCGAATGGGATGGAGATTCCGAAACGCTCATGAAGGCATTGCATCATGCTGGTTTTGTGGATAGTGACATGACCATACATGACTGGTCAGAGTACGCGGGACGGCTCATTGAAAAGCGCGAGCAAAACAAGGAACGCAAACGGAAGTCACGTGCCAAGAAGAATGAAGAGCAAGAGACTCAAGGTACAGATCACGAAGATGTCACGCGCCCGTCACACGGACAAACGGAACCGTCACGTGAACAAGTAAGTGACGACTCCGTGAGTCACAGGGCTACCGAACCTAACCTAACCATACCTAACCTAAAACATAGTGGTGGTGTTAATAAAGAGCGCGACGAGCCTTTTGGGAAGGCCTATGAATCCGTGGAGAAATATTTTGGCGTTGCTGTCAATCCTGTACAGCTTAGCAAGCTTGAAAACCTCGTCAAGATGGGCATAGAACCGGAAGTGGTGGAACAGGCTGCCGTGCTAACCAGAGAGGTGGGAAAGGATATCCGGTACTTCTGGGGGATTCTTGAGAATTGTTCGCAGCGCGGGATTTTGACTTATGCCGCATTCGCAGAGGATCAAGCGCGCAGAAGGGAGGGACAGCATGCAAAGTCTAAGGGAAGCCCTGGCGGGATTCGACCTGGAAAAAATAAAGCAGCGAGCGGAGGAGCTGAAAGTGAGTTCGCCTATCTCGCAAAAGCCGGTAGAAGCTAA
- a CDS encoding PD-(D/E)XK nuclease-like domain-containing protein: MKLTKSNYFSLEANRHYMSVSQFKSFLPAFGGCEAQAMAKINGEYEQTSRTAFMEGHYVHAWNEGTLDEFKANNPDLYSSRGATAGQLKSNFQHCNKMIEVLENDPLVTKALAGQKEVIMTADLFGLPWKVMLDSYQPEVGIFADLKTLKEIAGKWWNKEAQCYENFLDHYGYTVQMAVYAEIEKRHTGRKQWLIPHMVIVNKQDPPDHEIIYFDYDVIEASLQVVRNNIERVKEVKAGLTEPVRCEKCDYCRSTKVIKQIKHFAELSLY; the protein is encoded by the coding sequence ATGAAGCTAACCAAGAGTAATTACTTTAGCCTCGAAGCCAACCGTCACTATATGTCTGTAAGCCAATTCAAGAGTTTCCTGCCCGCGTTTGGGGGCTGTGAAGCTCAGGCAATGGCTAAAATCAATGGGGAGTATGAACAAACCTCAAGAACGGCTTTTATGGAAGGACATTATGTACATGCCTGGAACGAGGGAACGTTGGATGAATTTAAGGCTAACAATCCAGACCTTTACAGCAGCAGGGGGGCGACAGCAGGGCAGTTAAAGTCCAACTTCCAGCACTGTAACAAAATGATCGAAGTGCTGGAGAATGATCCGCTTGTCACGAAGGCGCTGGCCGGGCAAAAAGAAGTCATCATGACCGCTGATTTGTTTGGCTTACCATGGAAAGTCATGCTAGATAGCTATCAACCAGAAGTGGGCATCTTTGCAGACCTAAAAACTCTCAAAGAGATAGCTGGAAAGTGGTGGAACAAAGAAGCGCAATGCTATGAAAACTTTCTCGATCACTATGGCTACACCGTTCAGATGGCCGTATATGCAGAGATCGAGAAACGCCATACTGGGCGTAAGCAATGGCTTATCCCACATATGGTCATTGTGAACAAACAGGACCCACCAGACCATGAAATCATCTATTTTGACTACGACGTAATAGAAGCAAGTCTGCAAGTTGTACGAAATAATATCGAAAGAGTCAAGGAAGTAAAGGCAGGTCTGACCGAACCTGTCCGGTGTGAGAAGTGCGATTACTGCAGGTCTACAAAAGTAATTAAACAGATCAAGCATTTTGCGGAACTCAGTCTGTATTAA
- a CDS encoding AAA family ATPase, with protein sequence MHIKKIEIKNWLGIKELLFSPGKMNKVSGDSGTGKTSFIEALEKIFTNKNRRTEVIRHDAGEAELFVELDDGLQTTRKIRSEKADYLKVKHESKAVSSTEAFLRKLINGDIFRPIEFVQKNAKEQTEIILNMLQIDWTVDDIKAWFGEVPEADYQLHILQILKQIETGYYAERESINREINLLRANIEGIKRDLPSNYDGEEWREVNLQELYKKLSDAEESNKRLEEAQTLIDGLSLRIDDIKRRMANASEEKRLDYSRQRDMLKSSITRLEDHIQREQAHVDDADQRVMEVSARLDHELEQAIERLKLQYQAKKQAAREEIQMASEQSRVFIAEYKEQIAEKRATLGSLDEHERKDLEKITDQEANLIASEQAKTGNAQEVVANTVWVDTAPLKEAADHAASMKEYLREWERMNDIIREKLTPKEERSVELTSKIKRARELPKELLKTAALPVDGLSVDEQGRIRIHDTLIDGLSEGESLEFAFKLAKAQAGPLKVICVDGWQNLGSKQRDIIEVAKTDDYQYFVLETVDGQDLNIEIVEG encoded by the coding sequence ATGCATATTAAAAAAATTGAAATCAAGAACTGGCTCGGAATTAAAGAACTGCTTTTCAGTCCGGGCAAGATGAATAAGGTATCGGGTGATTCTGGCACTGGAAAGACAAGTTTCATAGAAGCTCTTGAAAAGATATTCACGAATAAGAACCGCCGGACAGAAGTCATTCGACACGATGCGGGCGAGGCGGAATTGTTTGTCGAACTTGACGATGGATTACAGACAACCAGAAAAATACGGTCCGAGAAAGCCGACTATCTCAAGGTTAAACATGAATCTAAAGCAGTCAGTAGTACCGAGGCATTCCTTCGCAAATTGATTAACGGAGACATTTTCAGACCAATTGAGTTTGTGCAAAAGAATGCCAAAGAGCAAACAGAAATCATCCTCAATATGCTCCAAATTGACTGGACCGTAGACGATATCAAAGCCTGGTTTGGCGAGGTGCCCGAGGCGGACTATCAGCTACATATTCTTCAGATTCTCAAACAAATTGAAACGGGCTACTATGCGGAACGGGAATCGATCAACCGTGAAATTAATTTGCTTCGGGCAAATATTGAGGGAATCAAACGTGACCTTCCTTCTAACTACGATGGGGAAGAATGGCGCGAAGTAAACTTGCAGGAGCTTTATAAGAAGCTATCAGATGCGGAAGAGTCCAACAAACGACTAGAAGAGGCGCAGACACTCATTGACGGTTTATCCTTGCGTATTGACGATATCAAGCGTCGTATGGCGAATGCATCTGAAGAAAAGCGTCTGGACTACAGCCGGCAGCGCGACATGCTGAAATCATCCATAACACGCTTGGAGGATCATATTCAGCGGGAGCAGGCCCATGTAGATGATGCAGACCAAAGAGTGATGGAAGTATCGGCGCGGCTTGATCATGAACTTGAACAAGCGATCGAGAGATTGAAACTTCAGTACCAAGCAAAAAAGCAGGCGGCACGCGAAGAAATTCAAATGGCATCGGAACAATCCCGTGTTTTCATTGCGGAATACAAGGAACAGATTGCTGAAAAACGGGCTACGTTGGGAAGCCTCGATGAACATGAACGAAAGGATTTAGAGAAGATCACAGACCAAGAAGCGAACCTGATTGCCTCAGAACAAGCGAAAACAGGCAATGCTCAGGAAGTTGTCGCAAATACGGTATGGGTCGATACCGCGCCTTTGAAGGAGGCTGCTGACCATGCGGCGAGCATGAAAGAATACCTTCGTGAGTGGGAACGGATGAACGACATCATACGTGAAAAATTGACACCGAAAGAAGAACGAAGTGTAGAACTGACTTCCAAGATCAAAAGAGCCCGCGAACTCCCTAAGGAACTGCTCAAGACTGCCGCACTGCCGGTTGATGGTTTGTCTGTAGATGAGCAGGGACGGATCCGAATCCATGATACGTTGATTGATGGCTTGTCTGAAGGGGAATCCTTGGAGTTTGCTTTTAAACTCGCAAAAGCCCAAGCAGGACCGTTAAAAGTTATATGCGTCGACGGGTGGCAGAACCTTGGCAGCAAACAAAGGGACATTATTGAGGTGGCCAAAACAGACGACTATCAATATTTCGTTTTAGAAACAGTAGATGGTCAGGACTTGAACATTGAAATTGTGGAGGGTTAA
- the yyaC gene encoding spore protease YyaC, which produces MRKRVERLARKLDTLIPVETEDIVIICIGTDRSTGDSFGPLVGSYLRKRGMKQVIGTLKDPVHAMNLTEAIESTKGKFIIAVDACLGRESSVGEIQTAAGPLQPGAGVDKKLPPVGDIHIKGIVNIGGYMEYLVLQCTRLALVDEMARITGKALFKVMKSRRYQENVKRLVAAAAESITEKRTIVGSTTIAK; this is translated from the coding sequence ATGAGAAAAAGGGTAGAAAGGTTAGCAAGAAAATTGGATACATTGATTCCGGTCGAGACAGAGGACATCGTTATCATATGTATTGGTACAGATCGCTCAACAGGCGACAGCTTTGGTCCATTAGTGGGAAGCTATTTAAGAAAACGTGGGATGAAACAAGTAATAGGGACATTGAAAGATCCTGTACATGCTATGAATCTTACGGAAGCTATAGAGTCAACAAAGGGGAAGTTCATCATTGCGGTTGATGCCTGCCTGGGTAGGGAATCTAGTGTAGGGGAAATTCAGACCGCGGCCGGACCTTTACAGCCGGGAGCAGGAGTAGACAAAAAACTGCCGCCAGTAGGAGATATACACATCAAAGGAATCGTGAATATCGGTGGTTACATGGAATATTTGGTTTTACAATGCACAAGATTAGCGCTCGTTGACGAGATGGCGAGGATTACCGGAAAAGCATTATTCAAGGTGATGAAGTCTCGCAGATATCAAGAGAACGTAAAGAGACTCGTTGCCGCGGCTGCTGAGAGCATTACTGAAAAAAGGACAATTGTTGGTAGCACAACAATTGCCAAATAA
- a CDS encoding ORF6N domain-containing protein, translated as MSSLQVIIHNNQRVLTTAQLSESFGTETKIISKNFERNEERYTEGKHYYILQGQELKNFKATRQIDDNLKFAPILYLWTEKGAWMHAKSLNTDRAWEAYEMLVDEYYRIKDVPTLSANEAIAIALQQTAEMMNKLPEIEFKIENVERKLDTQITLDSGQQYRLQKAVRKKVYSIEPDKEARKPLFRELNGEIRDRWQAPSVRDVLKKDYSAVIRYVEAWVPKKGEIA; from the coding sequence ATGAGTTCATTACAAGTGATCATCCATAACAATCAACGTGTACTCACTACAGCCCAATTATCAGAATCCTTCGGAACTGAAACCAAGATTATCAGCAAGAACTTTGAACGAAATGAAGAGCGCTATACAGAAGGGAAACACTATTATATTTTACAAGGCCAAGAACTCAAGAATTTTAAAGCCACTCGTCAAATTGACGACAACCTTAAATTTGCACCTATTCTCTACCTTTGGACAGAAAAGGGTGCATGGATGCATGCTAAGTCGCTTAATACAGATCGGGCTTGGGAAGCCTACGAAATGTTAGTAGACGAATATTACCGTATCAAGGATGTACCGACTCTTTCCGCAAATGAAGCGATTGCCATCGCTTTGCAACAGACCGCCGAAATGATGAATAAGCTTCCGGAAATTGAGTTCAAGATTGAAAACGTTGAACGTAAGTTAGATACCCAGATCACCCTGGACTCTGGTCAACAATACCGGTTGCAAAAGGCAGTCAGGAAAAAGGTATATAGCATTGAACCGGATAAAGAAGCGCGGAAACCTCTGTTTAGAGAATTGAATGGTGAAATCAGGGATCGTTGGCAAGCGCCCAGCGTTAGGGACGTTCTGAAGAAAGATTATTCTGCTGTAATCCGGTATGTGGAAGCATGGGTACCAAAGAAAGGAGAAATTGCATGA
- a CDS encoding phage antirepressor, which produces MNQLQVFNFTGKDVRVVVKDGHPWWVAKDVSELLGFRMASDFTRTLDDDEKDTQIVRTPGGNQEVTIINESGLYSAILKSRKPEAKQFKRWVTHEVLPAIRKTGMYATDELLDDPELLIQAVTKLKEEREVRRQLEAQVKSDRPKVLFADSVTASPTSILVGELAKMLKQNGFDIGEKRLFEWMRKQGYLIKRKGTDRNIPTQRAMEMGLFEIKETAVTHSDGHVAINKTSKVTGKGQVYFINKFKEGATA; this is translated from the coding sequence ATGAATCAATTACAAGTGTTTAACTTCACTGGGAAAGATGTTCGGGTGGTTGTGAAAGACGGGCATCCGTGGTGGGTTGCAAAGGATGTATCAGAACTTTTAGGCTTTCGCATGGCAAGCGATTTTACAAGGACTTTGGATGATGATGAAAAGGATACGCAGATTGTACGTACCCCCGGAGGAAATCAAGAAGTAACCATTATCAATGAATCTGGTCTGTATAGTGCAATACTCAAAAGCCGCAAACCCGAAGCCAAGCAATTTAAGCGTTGGGTTACACACGAAGTGCTGCCGGCTATTCGCAAAACAGGCATGTATGCGACTGACGAACTCTTAGATGATCCAGAATTGCTCATACAAGCGGTGACAAAGCTAAAAGAAGAACGTGAAGTAAGGCGGCAGCTTGAAGCCCAAGTGAAATCAGATAGACCCAAGGTATTGTTTGCTGATTCTGTAACAGCCAGTCCAACATCCATACTGGTAGGCGAGCTGGCAAAGATGTTGAAACAAAACGGCTTCGATATAGGAGAAAAAAGGCTCTTTGAATGGATGCGCAAACAGGGCTATTTAATTAAACGAAAAGGAACGGACCGCAACATACCGACACAACGGGCAATGGAAATGGGACTGTTTGAGATCAAGGAAACCGCAGTCACTCACAGTGACGGACATGTCGCCATTAATAAAACATCTAAAGTAACAGGCAAAGGACAGGTTTATTTCATTAATAAGTTTAAGGAAGGGGCTACAGCATGA
- a CDS encoding AbrB/MazE/SpoVT family DNA-binding domain-containing protein, with protein MKETGIVRKVDELGRLVIPKELRDTLDISEGEPLDIFVDENKVILHKYNPGCTICRSIEDLIRGPQGKPVCRSCLEE; from the coding sequence ATGAAAGAAACTGGAATTGTAAGAAAAGTTGATGAATTAGGACGGTTAGTAATCCCGAAAGAACTTCGCGACACCCTGGATATAAGTGAAGGAGAGCCGCTTGATATCTTTGTCGATGAGAATAAAGTAATCCTTCACAAGTATAACCCCGGTTGCACGATTTGCAGATCAATAGAGGATCTTATTCGTGGTCCCCAAGGAAAGCCGGTTTGTCGTAGTTGTTTGGAAGAATGA
- a CDS encoding helix-turn-helix domain-containing protein translates to MVAAQVAEAEKRILERLSIPEDKTLTFNEACEHLRISDYTLRQLCREKRIPHRVIGSEGSRKPKYLFSTVSLDRWAKEEEKRNYRL, encoded by the coding sequence ATGGTAGCGGCTCAAGTAGCAGAAGCGGAAAAACGCATCCTGGAACGATTGTCTATTCCAGAAGATAAAACTCTAACATTTAACGAAGCTTGCGAACATCTACGGATATCCGACTATACTCTACGCCAATTGTGCAGAGAAAAACGCATCCCGCATAGAGTTATCGGTTCGGAAGGCAGTAGGAAGCCAAAGTATTTGTTTAGCACGGTTAGTTTGGATAGGTGGGCCAAAGAAGAAGAGAAACGGAATTATCGTTTATAA
- a CDS encoding phage antirepressor KilAC domain-containing protein yields the protein MSQLIPTHSNENGNLLVSGRDLHEFLEVGTRYNDWFKRMVEYGFVENVDYIEVTQKRVTSHGREHDMVDHHIKIEMAKEISMIQRNDKGKQARQYFLDLERKWNSPEMVIKRAHEYLEQKVAALTTDKFVLTQQVNELQPKASYYDMVLQNKSLLSVSKIAKDYGMSAIAFNQKLHELKVQYKQGDIWLLYAKYQDKGYTQTTTHVIDAEKSKVNTKWTQKGRLFIYDLLKKEGILPVIERESDRSRKSNRRYGSGSSSRSGKTHPGTIVYSRR from the coding sequence ATGAGTCAATTAATCCCAACACATTCAAATGAAAATGGTAACTTACTTGTAAGTGGTCGTGATTTACATGAATTTTTAGAAGTTGGTACTCGATACAACGACTGGTTTAAAAGAATGGTGGAATATGGATTTGTTGAGAATGTGGACTACATTGAAGTTACTCAAAAAAGAGTAACATCGCACGGTCGGGAACATGACATGGTTGACCACCACATCAAAATCGAAATGGCAAAAGAAATCTCCATGATTCAACGGAATGACAAAGGTAAGCAGGCAAGGCAATACTTTTTAGACCTTGAACGGAAGTGGAACAGCCCGGAAATGGTCATCAAACGAGCCCATGAATATCTTGAACAGAAAGTAGCCGCTCTAACAACAGATAAGTTTGTTCTAACCCAACAGGTAAATGAATTACAACCGAAAGCATCCTATTATGACATGGTGCTTCAGAACAAATCGCTGTTGTCCGTTTCCAAGATCGCCAAAGACTACGGAATGAGTGCTATAGCTTTCAATCAAAAGCTACATGAATTAAAAGTGCAGTATAAGCAAGGAGACATCTGGCTGCTCTACGCGAAGTACCAAGACAAAGGATATACACAAACCACCACTCACGTAATCGACGCAGAGAAGTCGAAAGTAAATACGAAATGGACTCAAAAAGGAAGACTCTTTATCTATGATTTGCTTAAGAAAGAGGGAATCCTTCCGGTCATCGAAAGGGAGTCTGACCGCAGTAGAAAAAGCAATCGCCGATATGGTAGCGGCTCAAGTAGCAGAAGCGGAAAAACGCATCCTGGAACGATTGTCTATTCCAGAAGATAA